The DNA region TTCCAGTCTTTCTGTCATTGATAACAAATCGTGTGGAACCATCTGGAGCAGTGATAGTGATCTCTTCCCACTCACACTCCTGCTCGGACAGCTCCTGGAAGGTGTCGAAGTCAATATACCCCTTGTCATACGCTTCACGTACTGTCATCTCTTTATTAGTCGCTGGGTCTACAATTACCACTCTCCTCTTTCTCCGAGTGTTGTGCTGAGTCGACTCTTGATTTTTCTTGTCCTCGATAGACAAAAGTATGAGGCCAGTCTTCTTATCTGTGATACAGCGTTTCTTAAGCTCCAGATAAGTTAGTTTTTCCTCTGTGTTGGGGTCAAAGAAACCCTTAGGAGCAACATTTTGATCAGTCAGGATCTTGTTCATTTCATTGTCAAAGTAACCTCTCTTGTAGGCTACGTTCACGTCAATACGATGGCTGTGTTCAGGATCAATTATACCACCGCTGGCAATCTGGGCCTCTAGTAGACGGATGCCATGACCTTTCTCCACCAGACCTTTCTCTATAGCCTGAAAGAGGGAGATAACCTTGTCCGTACCAGGCAGTCTGTACCCGGTAACAGCCTTCTCTGCTGATAGCAGGTTGTCTTTAAACTCTGGCCCAAACAGTCTTTTATTATAGGCATCACTAACAGTCAGGTAATGGTTGTTGACAGGATCAACTATAAAACCTGAGGCAGCTTGGGCTTCCAGCAGTTCCAGAGCGGTCCCAGGTGGCAACAGTCCATCTTTCATGGCCTGATAGATTGGCATCACCTTAGCACTGGCCTCATCATAAACTCCTGCTATGCAGGTGGAGCCTCTCAGGTAGGAGCGCAGGCGGTCTTCAATGTCGTGGCTCGTCAATCTGCCCTTCCTCAGTTGGTCCATTTCCGACCGGTCTAAAAGGTTTGCATCCACTAGATCTGTGACTGACACCTGGTCCCTGAGCCCCTGGACAGTTAATGGCTTTTTAGGTTCAGGGAGAAGCAAAAGACCTGTTTTTGGATCTGCCTTGCATTTTTTCTTCAGAGATACATAGGTAGTTGCTTGTTGGGTGTCTGGGTCCAGATAACACTCAGGATACTGATTCAGGCACTGATATAGGTCCCCATCTATGAGATCCCTATCCATAGCAATGTCTTTGGGTAGAAATATACTGAGAGCAGGGTCTAAAATACCCCCTACAGACTCTTGAGCCTGAAGTATACGTAGAGCTGTGTCCTTGTCAATTAATCCCTTCTTCATGGCCTGGCCTGCTGACAGGAGCTTGCCAGTATTTGGGTCTCTGTAACCTAtagcagcagcttcagcagcaaacagctttGATCCATCCTCCTTATCCACGACTCCTCTAGCACATGCTTCCTTTACAGTCAGTTTCAGATTAGTTTTGGGGTCAATGATGTTGCCAGTAGCTGCCTGAGCTTCCAGTAGCATGTCGGCACTGTCAGAAGACATAATTTTCTGCTTTTTGGCTTCTGTGAAAGACATTTTCCGTAAAGGTCCAGCTGCCACACCAGCAATTGAACCTGTCCCCATCAGAAAAACCTTCATATCCACAGACACCTCTGGGACAGTTTTCTCTCCCTTCATTAGCTGGTTAAATGTCAGTTTGTCCAGGACCCCACAATCAAGCAATTGTTGTGCTGTGACAGGCTTACGTACACCATCAAAGAGTATATTGGAAGGGTCCAATTTCTCAGAGACTGGCAAAAGTTGAAGGTATGCTTGAGGCTCTATCTTGCATCTTTCCTGCAAAGCCCCATAGGTGGCATTAAGCTCAGTTTCTGGGTCAAGATAACAAGCAGGGCTCTGATTTAGAGCATGACGGAGGTCTTCATCCAAAAGGTTGCGCTTGATAGCTATATCTTTGGGGAGGAACACGCTGAGATTGGGATCAATAATTCCTCCCACAGACTCTTGGGCCTGCAGCAGGCGTAGCGCAGTCTTCCTGTCAATTAATCCTTTCTTCATGGCCTCAAACACTGATAGAGGCTTGGCTGAGCTGCGATCCTTGAAGCCCACAGCGGCAGCCTCTGCTGTCAATAATCTGTCTTGATCTCTAATGTCCACCACACCTCTGGCGCATGCCTCCTCAACTGTCAGCTTCTGATTAGTTTTAGGGTCAATGATGTAGCCTGTGGCAGCCTGGGCTTCTAGTAGGAAATATGCACTATCTGAGGGCAGGAGCATCTGTTTCTTGGCTTctgagaaagacatttttccTTCAGATCCAGCTGCCACCCCAGCAATGGGTCCAGTCCCCTTAAGATAGACCATCTTTTCCACAGACACTGCAGGGACTGTTTTATCCCCTTTTACTAGTTGGTCAAATGTTGGCTTGTCAAGGACCTCACATTCAAACAACTGCTGTGCTGAGACTGGCTTGCGGATTCCATCAAACATCAGTTTGGAGgggtcttttctctctgtgattgGTAGAAGTATCAGGCCTGTGTGAGACTCCGTTTTGCTTCTCTTCTTTAAAGTCCCATAGCTGGTATCACGCTCAGTGTCTGGGTCAATGTAACACTCAGGACTCTGGCTTAGAGCACGACAGAGGTCTTCATCCAAAAGGTTACGCTTGATAGCTGTATCTTTGGGGAGGAACACGCTGAGATTGGGATCGAGAATGCCTCCAGCAGACTCCTGGGCCTGCAGCAGGCGAAGCCCAGTCTTCCTGTCAACCAATCCTTTCTTCATTGCCTCAAACACTGAGAGAGGCTTTGCTGAGCTAAAATCCTTGTATCCCACAGCAGCGGCTTCTGCTGCCAAGAGTCTATCTCGATCCCTATTGTCCACCACCCTTCGTACACATGCTTCCTCTACTGTCAGCTTCTGATTGGTTGTGGGGTCAATGATGTGTCCTGTGGCAGCCTGAGCGTCCAGTAGCAAATCCGCACTTTTTGGGGGCATGAGCATCTGTTTCTTTGCTTCTGATAAAGACATTTTCCCTAATGGTCCAGCTGCCACACCAGAAATTGATCCCGTCCCCTTTAGAAATACCTTCTTATCCACAGACACCTCTGGGACAGTTTTCTCTCCCTTCATTAGTTGGGTAAATGTTGGTTTGTCCAGGACCCCACAATCAAGCAACTGCTGAGCTGTGACTGGCTTACGAACACCATCAAAGATCAGTTTGGAAGGGTCTAGCTTCTCAGTGATTGGCAAAAGTAGCAGACCTGTATGAGGCTCTGTCTTGCATCTCTTTTTCAATGCATCATAGCTGGCATCACGCTCAGTTTCTGGATCAAGGAAACACTTAGGACTCTGTCTTAGAGCTTGTCGGAGGTTTTCATCCAAAAGATTGCGCTTGATGGCTGTATCTTTTGGGAGAAACACACTGAGATTAGGATCTAGAATGCCCCCCACAGATTCCTGGGCCTGCAGCAGGCGTAGCCCAGTCTTTCTGTCAATGATATCCTTTTTCATAGCTTCAAACACTGAGAGAGGCTTTGCTGAGCTAAAATCCTTGTATCCCACAGCAGCTGCTTCAGCTGCCAATAATCTGTCTCTATCCCCAATGTCCACCACTCCTCTGGCGCATGCCTCCTCTACAGTCAGCTTCTGATTGTTTCTGGGGTCAATGATGTGACCGGTGGCAGCCTGGGCTTCCAGTAACAAATCTGCACTATCTTCAGGGAGGAGCAACTGTTTCTTGGCTTCTGACAAAGACATTTTGCCTTGACTCCCAACTACAACCCCAGCTATAGGCCCAGTCCCCTTCAGATTAACGTTTTTGTCAACGGACACGTcaaggacatttttatttcccttttctaGATCTTTAAATGTTGGCTTGTCCAAGACACCACAATCAAGCAGCTGCTTGGCTGTGACAGGTTTCCGAACACCATCAAAGACAAGTTTGGAGACGTCTACCTTCTCAAGGATAGGAAGAAGCAGTAGGCCTGTGTTTAGCTCTACCTTACATCTCTTCTTCATTGAGTTATAGGTTACACCATCCTCACTTTCTGGGTCCAGGTAGAGTTCAGGTCTCCGATTCAGAGCACTATATATGTCATCATTAATTAGGTCACGTTCAATTGCTGTGTCTTTGGGAAGGAACACACTGAGTACAGGATCGAGAATGCCACCCACAGACTCCTGGGCTTGCAGCAGACGCAGTGTTGTGCTTTTGTCAATCAGTCCTTTCTTCATAGCCTGAAATACTGAAAGGGGTTTGCTTGTGCCAGGACCACGATATCCTACAGCTGCAGCTTCTGCTGCTAGCaacctctctctgtcctcttcatCAACCACACCTTTATCACATGCCTCTGCAACTGTCAACTTCTGATTAGTTCTGGGATCAATTATGTGGCCTGTGGCAGCCTGAGCATCGAGTAGCAGGTCAACGCTATCTGGAGGTAGCAGATTCTCTTTCTTCGCTTCTGTGAAAGTCATTTTGTATTGGGGTCCTTTAATAGACCCTGGACCTTTTGGACCTTCAATTACCACGCCAGCTATTGGgcctgtccctttaagactGACTTTTTTGTCGACGGACACATCAGGGATAGTCTTATGCCCCTTCACAAGCTGGCTGAATGTTGGTTTGTCCAAAACACCACAGTCAAGCAACTGGTTTGCATTGACTGGCTTACGGACTCCATCAAAAACCAGAGTGGAGGTATCCAAAGTTGGGGGCTCCCTTACTTTCATCAGCTCAGTTTTCATGGTTTCTCTGACAACAGCTACATCTTGCAGATCTTTTTGCATGGCTGTCAGCCTACTTTTATAAGTCGCCTCAACCTCTCTGAGTTCCTTCATCAACCTCTCGATCTCACtattcaaagagtttttttccctctccagaCGTTCCTTATCCGTGTCATATTGCCTGATCAGGCCCTGCTTACTATCATACTGGTCCTTCCAGTAAGCTAAATCTCTCTTAACCCTCTCGTTCTCCTCCTGCAAACGCTGCGTATTGCGAAGCTCAGAGTCTTGGGACAATTTAATGCGACTGAGTTCGTCCTCAAGCCTTTGGTAGCGATCTTTGTCCTTTTCTGACAATTGCAGTTTCAGCAAAAGAGTGTCTCTCTCGTTCACAATCTCACTGTATTGAGACTGAATGGATAGCATTGAGGCTGatgtctgcagaaaaaaagatggaaaaaaacagagacaaaaggTTAGTCAACTCAGAAAGATAttgataaatgtaatgtatatctCAAGAaccatacatttgttttcaacaaTTTACACTACAGTTAACAAGCATACAATCAAGGACACAAGGAATGAACAGATTTAGATCtaaatgaaaactgaaatgatCATGCTactataaaaatgaaatgcacctACATTTGTACTGGTGCTAGTAAACCTTAATGTTGAACTTTAACGCTCAATCAAGGAGGACAGCACACATACTTGCTCTATTCATTTATAGATGCAGAACACTGAAAGAGGGTACAACCTTTTGGCTTTAGGGAAATAGGGGTGATGTCGTAAATTGAATGTCATTTGTTCTAGCTGTagcttgtttctttttgtcctgcatctgtatttattttaaatgtggcaAAAAAGACTTCACCAAAATATGTCACATTGTTAACTGCATTACAATCGAACCAAAATCTGGTTTTGATTAGAGCAAGTCTGTGTGCGTTCTACCAAAATATGACTTCATTATGTTAGCAATATATCATGCAAACTAAATCCCtttagaaaaacatgaaaacaagacAATGTCTTGCAAGACTGGGAAGCTAAAATATGTAGTAATGGCATTATATTAGTCAATAATTTAagataattataaaacataataacaataaaactgtATTAGACCAGAGGAAGAGTGGTAATGATGTTATTGATGATGTTGATCACTCtgggaaaaagaaggaaaggcaaaaaaagcatgcagagtGGAAAGGGAGACAGTTGGGCAGAAAGGCACAGATTATATTTGCATGCAAGTTTATTCAAACACATACAGATGTATGTGTTCAAATCAGAGTTACTAAGTGGGAGGCATCTTTAGGGAATCTAGAGGTGTTCCAGCATGCAGGTAAACGTTTGGCTACACATACTAATAGCTACTTGATTGATCCAAATAAGGACTCTGATTTGGAAAGACGAGAGTAGTCCAGGACTTAGTGCCAAACTTCCATGTACCTCGGTGGcctgcttttgtattttttcagtcTCCAGCTTGAGTTTCTCACTCTCCGATGAGAGCTCTGAGACCAGGTTGCGGTAATCTACATTGCTGCGTTCACTGGcttgcagctgcagctccagaCCAGAAATCTGGGAGGAGAGCTCATCGTCACTTCCCTGTTTGGATCTCAGGAGTTCCTCTTTATCATGTCGTGTTGCCCGTAGTTCCTCCTCCAGCCTCAGCCTCTCTTTGGTCTGGGTTTCTGTCATCTCCTTCAGCCTTTGAAGCTCAACAGAATTCTCATTTAGTGCCTTACTCTTCTCCTCTATAGTTCTATAAAGGCCCTCATTCCTGAGGTTTGCCTCTTTGCCTCTGGCCTGCTCCTGGAGGAGTTGTTGCTGCAGGGCCTTCAGCTGGGTGCTCAGCTTGGTCATGTGCTCTGCAGAGGTCTTGTTTTGTGTCAAGcttctctccagctcctcctgcaacCTAAGACGCTCTTCCTTCCCTTTCTTTTCTGACTTGCTGGTATGTTCTTGGCTCTGGCGTAGAGTGGTTATTGTGCTGATGTACTCTGTCATGGCCGTGCTGTTGTTTTCCAGCTCTGTTTCTAGCTGCCTTCTTCTGGACACTTCCTCTTGGTTAGCCTCCCTCAGATTCTCCACTTGGCTCTCTAGCCCATCTCTCACAGCCTGAAGGTCTTTCATACGTCCCTGTAACCTGCTCATGTTCTGTTCTACTCTGCTTCGCTCCATGCtctccctctccagctccaAACGCATCTTCTGAAGCTCCTCTTCGCACTCCCCCAGCTGGGTAGCAGCCATTGATGAACTGGTTAGCTTCACGTGCAGCTGGGCCAAATTCTGTTCAAGCACACTCTGCCCTTCCTCTAAAGTTCTCCTCCTGCgggtctcctcctccagactaTGTGTAATGTAGGCCAGCTCCTCACTCTTGTCCTGCAGACTCTTAACGACTTGAGCCAGCTCCTCTGTATATTGGCTGCTTTCCTCGTCTCTCTGCCTCAACAGCACCTCCACCTGAttctccatttctctcctcctgcGCCCTTCCTCTGTGATGACAGCACGCTGACTGTGAGCTTCTTCCTCTGCCCTCTTCCTATGTTCTTCAGCCAGGCTCAAAGACATCCTGAGCCTCctgagctcctcctccagatccattctctctgcctccatcctGTCCTTCTGCAGCTGGAGATCAGCTGtatcctcctccctctgagcTGCCAGCCTCTGGATATCTGTGTGGCTGACGTGGATCTGGGATTCATAGCTGAGCTTAAAGTTATTGATCTCCTTACTGCATTGGCTCCTTACCTTTGAAATCTCCCTCTGTAGCTCCTTGACCCTTGCTGCCTCCTCAGCCAGGTGCCGCTTCAGCTTTTCAATCTCATGGTCCTTATTTGCCTCACttttctccacctccatcttgGACCAGCTGACCGTCTCCAGCTCCTTCTGCCTCTTCCTCAGCACCAACTCGTACTCCTCCTGTTGCGTAGTGTAGCGCTCCTCTGccagcctcctcttcctcttttcttcttcaaacAAGTAGCTGAGACGTGTCACCTCATCATTGAGGTCTGCCAGCTTGCTGTGAGTGGAGTCAAGATCGTCCCTGGTAGCATTGTTCTGCAGCGCAGCGGTTTGCTTCACTTCCTCCATTGACAGCAGCTTGGCCTGTGAGTTGGACAACTCCAGCCGGTAACAGGAAACAGTATCTTCCAGAGATTTGTTCTTGGCGTCGCGGTCTTGCATGCTCTCCCTCAACACCCGAAGATGTTCCTCTAACACGTCAATCCTGGTGTTACGAATCTGAAAGCAAGATCAGACAAAGATAAATTCAGAGGTAGTTTTAAGAACTTTAATCCATTACATTTCAATGTATGTATTATAGAACCACTTCACCTAAGTGTACTTGGATGATTTATTCAAATGGGTTTAACTGATTCCTAAATACACTCAACATCCAAAGAACATCCATAGCttctttaaacctgcattattggtattttggccacttggggtcagtgcaacaaactgtaaacacaaacagatcGACCAGTCATGGAGCAACAATACATTTAGCTGGGGGCAAGTCCAATATTCAACctctgaagaaaaataattatttctttagTTGCTAAATGCTCCAAAGTCTTCACCAGCTTGTCTCTAACTATGTCTTTCTTCCATGTGGGCAGGGCcggtagtgtacagtgggttaTTAACTGCTTCAGCAAACCTGAGTTGCTTTGCtgaaacagctgcctgctgcagctgaaaacaGGAATGATGTGAGTGGTGATAATTAACTAAAGTATTAAGGTTGTGGGTTACCTAAGAAAGAGCCGTTTCTATCTATAAAAAGGAGCGGTTCCTCTACACGGAGCCGGCCTCCATGTTCCTTCAGTAGCCCAGAACATACAagccaaacactggctctagatagggCCATTCCcattttcatgttgttgtgtCAGCCACCATAGTTTGGTATAGCCATAGCCACTAAACGCTTGGCACATGGGAAAAGTTTTGCATGGTTGTAATCTGCAACCTCAGcgctagatgccaccaaatcctacacactgcacctttaagatAACTCAGTGTAACTCAATAAAACTCAACTTAAAACTTACTAAATCTAATTTGGGTTAATTAAACTTAACCACTTGGGAAATTTAACATTAATTGTTATcacttttatgtaaatgtgagtAATTTATCCAAATTACTAGTTTCTCCATAGTCCCTGGGTCGGATGATGGTATAAGCAAAACACAAATACGTTTTAAAAGatgcagaaataacaaaaaactattcTGTAAGACACAGcataaacacaaatgtgaaagAATAGAAAGCAtgcacaaatattcaaataactACTAAATACAGCAACAGTACCTTGAGCTCCTCCATGTTTTTGTGCAGCTCTCCCAGGTATTTGTAGTAGTCACCAGAATGGGTGAGCAACTCCATGTAACGGGTTTGCAGTTGTGTAGCCTGAGACAAAGACAAGGCAAAgataaaagatacatttatgCAACACGTTTCTTAACTTAGAAATGTAATTGATCCTTTACCGTAACATACAAGAATAAAcgggaaaacatttttagata from Anoplopoma fimbria isolate UVic2021 breed Golden Eagle Sablefish chromosome 8, Afim_UVic_2022, whole genome shotgun sequence includes:
- the LOC129095027 gene encoding desmoplakin-A-like; the protein is MSLYGSQRALNMSRRAGSKGDLTGVGTHHYARSEVVHGGGNGYDPYMDGYNTYTYSKSSGGGMSGGMMSGTGGGMMSGMGGGTGGGMMSGTGGGMMSGMGGGGMMSGMGGGTAKGMEGGMSGSASIQQRTMILQAQCQEYLQKAEYALQSGSSMGDAERYMMLAKETIEQLKSWAMDLRHQGQPNDNVVRTMEICKDQLKGVHMAINGSMHRRRSTRGSWEEPGRSYQDAMAWIGQQKRLIETSSWGDDPATIEQQIISHQKFHSSIQRSPEVDRAKDDLIKKGDKGNLHALDQEWDSLQQVSFGRTEQLQELKQIIQDMSKEIMWVNEREEEELMFDWGDKNIDQYIPRKQESYSKLMSALEDKEKDLNKLKTRGDTLLKNNHPASDKIEAYRDTLQTQWSWLLQITKCIDIHLKENAAYNQFFKEANETYSGLQKEHETVRRKFTCDKNTSLENLMELLGGLEREREKIMENKRQVQHLVNKSRSIVRLKPRNTDEKSSSPIIVKALCDFKQDQKVICKDNEAILKDNNQRSKWDVTGPGGLDMLVPSVCLIVPPPNPLSISLANKNEQYYEAILSIWNQLYINVKSLIAWQYCLLDIRKINSLTVTMLSRMRPEEYRQLIKSLETRYEEFILSSHNSQMFADEDKRSVENQFNGAQNHYEEMVVQLPTYIAQQEEIEVQQAAQQQQQAAAEARRHEEEARRLEEEARRLEEEARRRDEEARRVEEERRKAEVKKLRKSEQKGLNKEIVDGKVVKTETKKLKGSCISASSSSSRSLSELHALRLRLEGAEDTLSQHVHICLGDDGMHDCGLKISQLETVQHDYQSIHAEYLRLRDRILMELEGMNDSDKAQFLRSEIVVLEQRLGSLESSSSVYLQRLQALRDMLESVARAEDIVKVHEARLTEKETTSLSPSEVEDYMLTLKNIKAELDQKREVLASMEAELTNASHWNSQVGGPFHRCDMMLSKYSEQVNLLSDRWRRIQGQIDTRVQDLQLYQPQLQHYTQTSTSIMEWIDATKKKQDALQATKIESIQALTDHISNQKALNSEIKAKRETVESVLKDNEACVNAIKDYETDLAAYSSGLETLLNIPIKRTMLKSPSMDLNLEATQLQTRYMELLTHSGDYYKYLGELHKNMEELKIRNTRIDVLEEHLRVLRESMQDRDAKNKSLEDTVSCYRLELSNSQAKLLSMEEVKQTAALQNNATRDDLDSTHSKLADLNDEVTRLSYLFEEEKRKRRLAEERYTTQQEEYELVLRKRQKELETVSWSKMEVEKSEANKDHEIEKLKRHLAEEAARVKELQREISKTSASMLSIQSQYSEIVNERDTLLLKLQLSEKDKDRYQRLEDELSRIKLSQDSELRNTQRLQEENERVKRDLAYWKDQYDSKQGLIRQYDTDKERLEREKNSLNSEIERLMKELREVEATYKSRLTAMQKDLQDVAVVRETMKTELMKVREPPTLDTSTLVFDGVRKPVNANQLLDCGVLDKPTFSQLVKGHKTIPDVSVDKKVSLKGTGPIAGVVIEGPKGPGSIKGPQYKMTFTEAKKENLLPPDSVDLLLDAQAATGHIIDPRTNQKLTVAEACDKGVVDEEDRERLLAAEAAAVGYRGPGTSKPLSVFQAMKKGLIDKSTTLRLLQAQESVGGILDPVLSVFLPKDTAIERDLINDDIYSALNRRPELYLDPESEDGVTYNSMKKRCKVELNTGLLLLPILEKVDVSKLVFDGVRKPVTAKQLLDCGVLDKPTFKDLEKGNKNVLDVSVDKNVNLKGTGPIAGVVVGSQGKMSLSEAKKQLLLPEDSADLLLEAQAATGHIIDPRNNQKLTVEEACARGVVDIGDRDRLLAAEAAAVGYKDFSSAKPLSVFEAMKKDIIDRKTGLRLLQAQESVGGILDPNLSVFLPKDTAIKRNLLDENLRQALRQSPKCFLDPETERDASYDALKKRCKTEPHTGLLLLPITEKLDPSKLIFDGVRKPVTAQQLLDCGVLDKPTFTQLMKGEKTVPEVSVDKKVFLKGTGSISGVAAGPLGKMSLSEAKKQMLMPPKSADLLLDAQAATGHIIDPTTNQKLTVEEACVRRVVDNRDRDRLLAAEAAAVGYKDFSSAKPLSVFEAMKKGLVDRKTGLRLLQAQESAGGILDPNLSVFLPKDTAIKRNLLDEDLCRALSQSPECYIDPDTERDTSYGTLKKRSKTESHTGLILLPITERKDPSKLMFDGIRKPVSAQQLFECEVLDKPTFDQLVKGDKTVPAVSVEKMVYLKGTGPIAGVAAGSEGKMSFSEAKKQMLLPSDSAYFLLEAQAATGYIIDPKTNQKLTVEEACARGVVDIRDQDRLLTAEAAAVGFKDRSSAKPLSVFEAMKKGLIDRKTALRLLQAQESVGGIIDPNLSVFLPKDIAIKRNLLDEDLRHALNQSPACYLDPETELNATYGALQERCKIEPQAYLQLLPVSEKLDPSNILFDGVRKPVTAQQLLDCGVLDKLTFNQLMKGEKTVPEVSVDMKVFLMGTGSIAGVAAGPLRKMSFTEAKKQKIMSSDSADMLLEAQAATGNIIDPKTNLKLTVKEACARGVVDKEDGSKLFAAEAAAIGYRDPNTGKLLSAGQAMKKGLIDKDTALRILQAQESVGGILDPALSIFLPKDIAMDRDLIDGDLYQCLNQYPECYLDPDTQQATTYVSLKKKCKADPKTGLLLLPEPKKPLTVQGLRDQVSVTDLVDANLLDRSEMDQLRKGRLTSHDIEDRLRSYLRGSTCIAGVYDEASAKVMPIYQAMKDGLLPPGTALELLEAQAASGFIVDPVNNHYLTVSDAYNKRLFGPEFKDNLLSAEKAVTGYRLPGTDKVISLFQAIEKGLVEKGHGIRLLEAQIASGGIIDPEHSHRIDVNVAYKRGYFDNEMNKILTDQNVAPKGFFDPNTEEKLTYLELKKRCITDKKTGLILLSIEDKKNQESTQHNTRRKRRVVIVDPATNKEMTVREAYDKGYIDFDTFQELSEQECEWEEITITAPDGSTRFVINDRKTGRQYDITELLEKRVINQSDLDNYRSRTITLHQFADIISNKSKYGSSSVSSSSSSTSRLSASPGTSSMTSSSTLRTSAASVPSSVTALSSSSSSSSSSSSLLSRPLSPTLAKMTTTRITTVREQSASNSSLALDSSDSLRGISGVSITLASPVETVGDQVPVGAIFDTDTIEKISITEALNRGLVDSITAQRLLEAQACTGGIIDPTNGHRCSIQEATRLGIITDDMASKLKPAQKAFFGFEDVKTRKKMSAAQAMKEMWLPYDAGQRFLEFQFVTGGLYDPEMGCRRTIGDAVKMGWLDERAGQKLQDIRHHTKNLTCPKSKLKISYKEALDNCLVEESNGLKMLQASSVSSRGISSPYNVSSAPGSTTGSRSGSRRSSRRSSVDLGSPTSSSTFNQSRTSFTSFSSTFTR